In one Agathobacter rectalis ATCC 33656 genomic region, the following are encoded:
- the hisS gene encoding histidine--tRNA ligase: MALSKKPVNGMKDILPAEMEIRDYVTSVIKDTYRSFGFTPIETPCMENIANLTSKQGGENEKLIFKVMKRGEKLNLETAKEESDVVDFGMRYDLTVPLSRYYSNNANNLPSPFKALQMGSVWRADRPQRGRYRQFTQCDIDILGEPSNLAEIELITATTTTIGRLGFENFEIRINERRILKAMAAYSGFAEEDYDSVFITLDKMDKIGVEGVASELAQDGYPQENIDKYLDLFKLLEQTRDVTEGVNILSEKLGEYLDEEVVTNMTEIATAVNATKGAKFELVFDPTLVRGMSYYTGTIFEISMPELGAACGGGGRYDKMIGKFTGNDVPACGFSIGFERIILLLMESGFKIPESPKKVAYLVEKKYPADKLVDVMNQAKDARANGQQVLVVRMNKNKKFQKEQLMKEGYEEFVEFFNR; the protein is encoded by the coding sequence ATGGCACTGAGCAAAAAGCCGGTCAACGGCATGAAGGATATACTACCTGCAGAGATGGAAATCCGTGATTATGTGACAAGCGTGATCAAGGATACATATAGAAGCTTCGGATTTACACCGATAGAGACACCATGCATGGAGAATATAGCAAATCTCACAAGCAAGCAGGGCGGAGAAAATGAGAAGCTGATCTTCAAGGTAATGAAGAGAGGCGAGAAGCTGAATCTGGAGACAGCAAAGGAAGAGTCGGATGTAGTAGACTTTGGAATGCGCTATGACCTTACAGTGCCACTTTCAAGATATTATTCAAACAATGCCAACAACCTGCCATCGCCGTTTAAGGCACTTCAGATGGGCAGTGTGTGGAGAGCAGACAGACCTCAGAGAGGCCGCTACAGACAGTTTACACAGTGTGATATAGATATACTCGGAGAGCCAAGCAATCTGGCAGAGATAGAGCTGATTACAGCAACCACTACCACAATCGGAAGACTCGGTTTCGAGAACTTTGAGATAAGAATCAACGAGAGAAGAATCCTAAAGGCAATGGCTGCTTACAGTGGTTTCGCTGAGGAGGACTACGACAGCGTATTTATCACACTCGATAAGATGGACAAGATAGGAGTGGAAGGTGTTGCAAGTGAGCTTGCACAGGATGGCTACCCACAGGAAAATATAGACAAATATCTTGATCTGTTCAAGCTTTTGGAGCAGACAAGGGATGTCACTGAGGGTGTAAATATACTTTCAGAAAAGCTCGGTGAATATTTAGACGAAGAAGTGGTTACAAATATGACAGAGATAGCTACTGCTGTTAATGCCACAAAGGGAGCAAAGTTTGAGCTCGTATTTGACCCTACACTTGTTCGTGGAATGAGCTACTACACAGGAACTATTTTTGAGATATCAATGCCTGAGCTTGGCGCAGCCTGTGGCGGTGGCGGACGATATGACAAGATGATTGGAAAGTTCACCGGAAATGATGTACCGGCCTGTGGTTTTTCAATCGGTTTTGAGAGAATTATCCTGCTTCTCATGGAGAGTGGCTTCAAGATTCCTGAGAGTCCAAAGAAGGTGGCTTATCTGGTTGAGAAGAAATATCCGGCAGACAAGCTTGTTGATGTCATGAACCAGGCAAAAGACGCAAGAGCAAACGGACAGCAGGTGCTTGTTGTGCGCATGAACAAGAACAAGAAATTCCAGAAGGAGCAGCTTATGAAAGAGGGCTACGAGGAGTTTGTTGAGTTCTTTAACAGATAG
- a CDS encoding DNA/RNA non-specific endonuclease, which yields MNIWLKLRKTAAITLCELLAIATIFTGCASADLSGTEGAGHAAGAVVAGEDSSGALGSKDNADGPQEDLVNNNSYVSIDAIPAYDGKAYVAVNNNEPFFTDSDMTTTAFENYSDLDSLGRCGVAYANICRDIMPTEERGKIGMIKPSGWHTVKYDVIKDRYLYNRCHLIGYQLAGENANPKNLITGTRYLNVEGMLPFENLVADYVNNTGNHVLYRVTPMFSGSNLVANGVLIEAKSVEDNGGGILFNVYCYNVQPGVGINYENGDSWLDGTTPQKQSAQTDTPQNEGSQSSAGSGAGESGSSGSTTGSASSGSDSSAAENSAADSSNSETMVHITATGKKYHRAGCRTLKKSDTEVTLDEAKSMGLSPCGICNPPQ from the coding sequence ATGAACATATGGCTAAAGTTAAGGAAAACAGCTGCAATTACACTATGTGAATTACTTGCAATTGCTACAATTTTTACAGGCTGTGCCTCCGCTGATTTATCCGGCACTGAAGGTGCCGGGCATGCCGCAGGAGCTGTAGTGGCAGGTGAGGATTCTTCCGGTGCTTTAGGCAGCAAGGATAACGCGGATGGGCCACAGGAGGATCTTGTAAACAACAATTCCTACGTTTCCATCGATGCTATTCCGGCATATGATGGCAAGGCATATGTGGCTGTCAACAATAATGAGCCTTTTTTTACGGACAGCGATATGACTACCACTGCTTTTGAAAATTACAGTGATTTGGATTCACTTGGCAGATGCGGTGTGGCTTATGCCAATATCTGCAGAGATATCATGCCGACTGAGGAGCGTGGCAAGATAGGCATGATAAAGCCATCAGGCTGGCATACGGTGAAGTATGATGTGATAAAGGACAGGTATTTATATAATCGCTGTCATCTTATTGGCTATCAGCTTGCCGGCGAGAATGCCAATCCGAAGAATCTTATTACCGGTACGAGATACCTGAATGTGGAGGGCATGCTGCCGTTTGAGAATCTGGTAGCGGATTATGTAAACAATACAGGAAATCATGTGCTTTACAGAGTGACTCCGATGTTCTCGGGCAGCAATCTAGTTGCAAACGGCGTTCTCATAGAGGCAAAGTCGGTTGAGGATAACGGTGGCGGCATACTTTTTAATGTATATTGCTATAATGTGCAGCCCGGAGTCGGAATAAACTATGAGAATGGTGACAGCTGGCTGGATGGCACCACTCCGCAGAAGCAGAGCGCTCAGACGGATACACCGCAGAATGAAGGTTCGCAGAGCAGCGCTGGAAGCGGGGCAGGAGAATCCGGCTCTTCAGGCAGTACAACAGGAAGTGCATCATCAGGTTCAGACAGCTCAGCAGCAGAAAATAGCGCTGCAGATTCCTCAAACAGCGAGACTATGGTTCATATCACAGCAACCGGCAAGAAATATCACCGTGCGGGCTGTCGGACCTTGAAAAAGAGTGACACAGAGGTAACGCTTGATGAAGCAAAATCCATGGGCTTGTCACCGTGCGGCATCTGCAATCCGCCACAGTAG